From Streptomyces sp. TLI_105, the proteins below share one genomic window:
- a CDS encoding phosphoribosyltransferase, translated as MSEVRENLTYEGFGTAVRELAQTIADDGYEPDIVLSIARGGVFVAGGLAYALDCKNIHLVNVEFYTGVGTTLEMPVMLAPVPDAIDFSDKKVLITDDVADTGKTLKLVHDFCVDHVAEVRSAVIYEKSHSLVKCEYVWKKTDEWINFPWSVEPPVVKREGQVLDA; from the coding sequence ATGAGTGAAGTACGCGAGAACCTGACGTACGAGGGCTTCGGCACCGCCGTCCGCGAGCTGGCGCAGACCATCGCCGACGACGGCTACGAGCCCGACATCGTGCTCTCCATCGCCCGCGGTGGCGTCTTCGTCGCCGGCGGTCTGGCCTACGCCCTGGACTGCAAGAACATCCACCTCGTGAACGTGGAGTTCTACACGGGTGTGGGGACCACGCTGGAGATGCCGGTCATGCTGGCGCCCGTCCCGGACGCGATCGACTTCTCCGACAAGAAGGTCCTGATCACCGACGACGTCGCCGACACCGGCAAGACGCTCAAGCTCGTCCACGACTTCTGCGTCGACCACGTCGCCGAGGTCCGCTCCGCCGTCATCTACGAGAAGTCCCACTCCCTCGTGAAGTGCGAGTACGTGTGGAAGAAGACCGACGAGTGGATCAACTTCCCGTGGAGCGTGGAGCCGCCCGTCGTGAAGCGTGAGGGCCAGGTCCTCGACGCCTGA
- a CDS encoding Yip1 family protein: MAGFRNGRGRDNRPPQQQPQQAPYGYNAAPPPYPQQQWQQPPQGQPYGQQQGQAYGEPEYFGDPQHQQQHAAANNPGHTQMFSVDDPYGGAATYDAGAPPVPTGPRLPWKQLLSGIVLRPADTFLRMRDHAVWGPALIVTFLYGLLAIFGFDKARDEALNATISSTIPYVLMTALGFVLGGLILGAVTHTLARQLGGDGAWQPTVGLSMLIMSITDAPRLLFALFLGGENGLVQVLGWATWLALGALLTLMVSRSHDLPWPKALGASAIQLVALLSLIKLGTL, encoded by the coding sequence GTGGCTGGATTCAGGAACGGACGCGGCCGGGACAACCGCCCCCCGCAACAACAACCGCAGCAGGCGCCGTACGGGTACAACGCGGCCCCGCCGCCCTACCCGCAGCAGCAGTGGCAGCAACCGCCGCAGGGGCAGCCGTACGGGCAGCAGCAGGGGCAGGCCTACGGGGAGCCGGAGTACTTCGGCGACCCGCAGCACCAGCAGCAGCACGCGGCGGCGAACAACCCGGGCCACACCCAGATGTTCAGCGTCGACGACCCGTACGGCGGCGCCGCGACGTACGACGCGGGCGCGCCCCCCGTGCCGACGGGTCCCCGGCTCCCCTGGAAGCAGCTCCTGAGCGGCATCGTGCTCCGTCCGGCGGACACGTTCCTGCGGATGCGGGACCACGCCGTCTGGGGCCCGGCACTGATCGTCACGTTCCTCTACGGGCTCCTCGCGATCTTCGGCTTCGACAAGGCCCGCGACGAGGCGCTCAACGCGACGATCTCCAGCACGATCCCGTACGTCCTGATGACGGCCCTCGGCTTCGTGCTGGGCGGTCTGATCCTGGGCGCGGTCACCCACACCCTCGCGCGCCAGCTGGGCGGCGACGGGGCCTGGCAGCCGACCGTCGGCCTCTCGATGCTGATCATGTCGATCACGGACGCGCCGCGCCTGCTCTTCGCGCTCTTCCTGGGCGGCGAGAACGGCCTGGTGCAGGTCCTCGGCTGGGCGACCTGGCTGGCGCTCGGCGCGCTCCTCACCCTGATGGTGAGCCGCTCCCACGACCTGCCGTGGCCGAAGGCGCTGGGCGCGTCGGCGATCCAGCTGGTGGCGCTGCTGAGCCTGATCAAGCTGGGCACGCTGTAA
- a CDS encoding DUF4287 domain-containing protein — protein MTDAVKGPASYFPSIEKKYGRPIAEWKDLIRSSPLTKHMELVNWLKSEHGLGHGHANALVAHTLAEDSGK, from the coding sequence GTGACCGACGCAGTGAAGGGTCCTGCCAGCTACTTCCCCTCCATCGAGAAGAAGTACGGCCGCCCGATCGCCGAATGGAAGGACCTCATCCGGTCCTCCCCGTTGACCAAGCACATGGAGCTGGTCAACTGGCTCAAGTCCGAGCACGGCCTCGGCCACGGCCACGCCAACGCCCTCGTCGCCCACACCCTCGCCGAGGACAGCGGCAAGTGA
- a CDS encoding (Fe-S)-binding protein produces the protein MQLAAIIVSIAITVVAVALFGRATVQIYRFVRLGQPVPAGTRTGDPKQRTITLVKEFLGHTRMNRWGIVGFAHWFVAVGFFSLLLTIVNAFGQLFQADWLIPFIGDWLPYEIFTEFLGLMTVLGIVTLIVIRQLSKPTKAGRKSRFAGSKTGQAYFVEAVILIVGVCIMTLRALEGVQHHVTGWEPGFFASYPLIALLDGLDLSTIQYLTYGFAALKIVTSFTWMITVSLNTNMGVAWHRFLGFPNIWFKRNADGSTALGALQPMTTAGKEIDWEDPAEDAVFGVSQVEQFSWKGILDFSTCTECGRCQSQCPAWNTGKPLSPKLLIMSLRDHAHAKAPYLLAGGGKDMEGNEKASEEQLKDVPASAIAEAERPLIGTAEENGVIDPDVLWSCTTCGACVEQCPVDIEHIDHIVDMRRYQVMIESAFPSEAGTMLKNLEKKGNPWGLAKKQRVEWTKEVDFEVPIIGKDAEDLSEFDYLYWVGCAGALEDRAKKTTKAFAELLHIAGVKFAIMGGDEKCTGDSPRRLGNEPLFQQLAQENVAMLNMAFGEDDEDESTKKPKSAKKIVSTCPHCFNTIANEYPQLGGEYEVIHHTQLLQHLIDEGKLIPVTPVEGLITYHDPCYLGRHNKVYTPPREIMSAVPGLRQQEMHRHKERGFCCGAGGARMWMEERIGKRINNERVDEALSLNPDIVSTACPFCLVMLTDSVNGKKNEGKAKESVTVVDVAQLLLDSVKTPVEPEEEPAAEEPEPAV, from the coding sequence ATGCAACTCGCCGCGATCATCGTGTCGATCGCCATCACGGTGGTGGCCGTCGCGCTGTTCGGCCGCGCCACCGTGCAGATCTACCGCTTCGTGCGGCTCGGTCAGCCGGTACCCGCCGGCACGCGCACCGGTGACCCCAAGCAGCGCACCATCACGCTGGTCAAGGAATTCCTCGGCCACACGCGCATGAACCGCTGGGGCATCGTCGGCTTCGCGCACTGGTTCGTGGCGGTGGGTTTCTTCTCGCTGCTCCTCACCATCGTGAACGCCTTCGGTCAGCTCTTCCAGGCCGACTGGCTGATCCCGTTCATCGGTGACTGGCTGCCGTACGAGATCTTCACCGAGTTCCTCGGCCTGATGACGGTCCTCGGCATCGTGACCCTCATCGTCATCCGCCAGCTGAGCAAGCCGACCAAGGCGGGCCGCAAGTCCCGCTTCGCCGGCTCCAAGACCGGCCAGGCGTACTTCGTCGAGGCCGTCATCCTGATCGTCGGCGTCTGCATCATGACGCTCCGCGCCCTCGAAGGCGTCCAGCACCACGTGACCGGCTGGGAGCCGGGCTTCTTCGCCTCGTACCCGCTGATCGCGCTCCTGGACGGCCTGGACCTGAGCACGATCCAGTACCTCACCTACGGCTTCGCGGCGCTCAAGATCGTCACGTCCTTCACCTGGATGATCACGGTCTCGCTCAACACCAACATGGGCGTCGCCTGGCACCGCTTCCTCGGCTTCCCGAACATCTGGTTCAAGCGCAACGCCGACGGCTCCACCGCCCTGGGCGCGCTCCAGCCGATGACGACGGCCGGCAAGGAGATCGACTGGGAGGACCCGGCCGAGGACGCCGTCTTCGGCGTCTCCCAGGTCGAGCAGTTCTCCTGGAAGGGCATCCTCGACTTCTCCACCTGCACCGAGTGCGGCCGCTGCCAGTCGCAGTGCCCCGCCTGGAACACCGGCAAGCCGCTCTCCCCGAAGCTCCTCATCATGTCGCTGCGCGACCACGCGCACGCCAAGGCGCCGTACCTGCTCGCGGGCGGCGGCAAGGACATGGAGGGCAACGAGAAGGCGTCGGAGGAGCAGCTCAAGGACGTCCCGGCGTCGGCCATCGCGGAGGCCGAGCGCCCCCTCATCGGCACCGCCGAGGAGAACGGCGTCATCGACCCCGACGTCCTGTGGTCCTGCACCACCTGCGGCGCCTGCGTCGAGCAGTGCCCGGTCGACATCGAGCACATCGACCACATCGTCGACATGCGCCGCTACCAGGTGATGATCGAGTCCGCGTTCCCGTCCGAGGCGGGCACGATGCTCAAGAACCTGGAGAAGAAGGGCAACCCCTGGGGCCTGGCGAAGAAGCAGCGCGTCGAGTGGACCAAGGAGGTCGACTTCGAGGTCCCGATCATCGGGAAGGACGCGGAGGACCTCTCCGAGTTCGACTACCTCTACTGGGTCGGCTGCGCCGGCGCCCTGGAGGACCGCGCCAAGAAGACCACCAAGGCCTTCGCGGAGCTGCTGCACATCGCGGGCGTCAAGTTCGCGATCATGGGCGGCGACGAGAAGTGCACCGGTGACTCCCCCCGCCGTCTGGGCAACGAGCCGCTGTTCCAGCAGCTTGCCCAGGAGAACGTCGCGATGCTGAACATGGCGTTCGGCGAGGACGACGAGGACGAGTCGACGAAGAAGCCGAAGTCGGCCAAGAAGATCGTCTCGACCTGCCCGCACTGCTTCAACACCATCGCCAACGAGTACCCGCAGCTCGGCGGCGAGTACGAGGTCATCCACCACACCCAGCTGCTCCAGCACCTCATCGACGAGGGCAAGCTGATCCCGGTGACCCCGGTCGAGGGCCTCATCACCTACCACGACCCCTGCTACCTGGGCCGGCACAACAAGGTCTACACGCCGCCGCGCGAGATCATGTCCGCCGTCCCCGGCCTGCGCCAGCAGGAGATGCACCGCCACAAGGAGCGCGGCTTCTGCTGCGGCGCCGGCGGCGCGCGGATGTGGATGGAGGAGCGGATCGGCAAGCGCATCAACAACGAGCGCGTCGACGAGGCCCTGTCCCTCAACCCGGACATCGTCTCCACCGCCTGCCCGTTCTGCCTCGTCATGCTGACCGACTCGGTCAACGGCAAGAAGAACGAGGGCAAGGCCAAGGAGTCCGTCACGGTCGTGGACGTCGCCCAGCTGCTCCTGGACTCGGTGAAGACCCCGGTCGAGCCGGAGGAGGAGCCGGCGGCCGAGGAGCCTGAGCCGGCCGTCTGA
- a CDS encoding sugar transferase, with the protein MTAQRVMTAKRAFDVAGGTLLLLALAPLIVGTALSVSLGGSGALLRRRTVAGLKGRPFTMLTFRTKSPLAALPLLLHVVTGRMSLVGPCPLTPTHRECAGEGRRRLSVRPGLTGPWQISGRSDLPWEERELLDLHYVDHHWLGMDLLILARTLPAVRRRRAARFA; encoded by the coding sequence ATGACGGCGCAGCGCGTGATGACGGCGAAACGCGCCTTCGACGTGGCGGGCGGGACGCTCCTGCTCCTCGCCCTGGCACCGCTGATCGTCGGCACCGCCCTGTCCGTCTCCCTCGGCGGCAGCGGCGCGCTGCTGCGCCGCCGGACGGTGGCCGGCCTGAAGGGGCGGCCCTTCACGATGCTGACCTTCCGCACGAAGAGCCCGCTGGCCGCGCTGCCGCTGCTGCTGCACGTCGTCACGGGCCGGATGTCGCTCGTCGGGCCGTGCCCGCTGACCCCGACCCACCGGGAGTGCGCGGGCGAGGGCCGCCGCCGGCTCTCCGTGCGTCCGGGGCTCACCGGACCGTGGCAGATCAGCGGCCGCTCGGACCTGCCGTGGGAGGAGCGCGAGCTGCTCGACCTCCACTATGTGGACCACCACTGGCTGGGGATGGATCTGCTGATCCTTGCGCGTACGCTTCCAGCAGTACGCAGGCGTCGCGCGGCAAGGTTTGCCTGA
- the dcd gene encoding dCTP deaminase, producing the protein MLLSDKDIRAEIDAGRVRIDPYDESMVQPSSIDVRLDRFFRVFENHRYPHIDPAVEQLDLTREVEPEGDEAFILHPGEFVLASTYEVITLPDDIASRLEGKSSLGRLGLVTHSTAGFIDPGFSGHVTLELSNLATLPIKLWPGMKIGQLCMFRLSSPAEFPYGSERYGSRYQGQRGPTASRSYMNFHRTQV; encoded by the coding sequence GTGCTTCTCTCAGACAAGGACATCCGGGCCGAGATCGATGCCGGACGGGTGCGCATCGACCCGTACGACGAATCCATGGTGCAGCCCTCGAGCATCGACGTGAGGCTTGACCGCTTCTTCCGGGTGTTCGAGAACCACCGCTACCCCCACATCGACCCCGCCGTCGAGCAGCTCGACCTGACGCGTGAGGTCGAGCCGGAGGGCGACGAGGCGTTCATCCTGCACCCGGGCGAGTTCGTGCTCGCCTCGACCTACGAGGTCATCACCCTGCCGGACGACATCGCCTCGAGGCTCGAAGGGAAGAGCTCTCTCGGGCGGCTCGGGCTCGTCACGCACTCGACCGCCGGGTTCATCGACCCCGGTTTCTCGGGGCACGTGACCCTGGAGCTGTCGAACCTCGCCACCCTGCCGATCAAGCTCTGGCCGGGGATGAAGATCGGCCAGCTGTGCATGTTCCGGCTGAGCTCGCCCGCCGAGTTCCCGTACGGGAGCGAGCGGTACGGCTCGCGGTACCAGGGCCAGCGGGGGCCGACGGCCTCCCGCTCCTACATGAACTTCCATCGGACCCAGGTGTGA